The Desmonostoc muscorum LEGE 12446 genome includes a region encoding these proteins:
- a CDS encoding response regulator, with amino-acid sequence MSVETEEKHKTIFLVEDNKADIRLIQEALKNSSVPHEVVIVRDGIDAMAYLRQEGEYADAPRPDLILLDLNLPKKDGREVLAEIKADPVLKRIPVVVLTTSKNEDDIFHSYDLHVNCYITKSRNLNQLFQIVKSIEDFWLCTVTLPSD; translated from the coding sequence TTGAGCGTAGAAACGGAAGAAAAACACAAAACCATCTTTTTAGTCGAGGACAATAAAGCCGACATCCGCTTAATTCAAGAAGCATTGAAAAATAGTTCGGTGCCACACGAGGTAGTGATTGTCAGGGATGGCATAGATGCTATGGCTTATTTACGCCAAGAAGGCGAATATGCCGATGCACCACGCCCTGACCTCATCCTTCTGGATTTGAATTTGCCCAAAAAAGATGGTCGAGAAGTGCTGGCGGAAATTAAAGCCGACCCAGTACTAAAACGTATTCCAGTTGTTGTGTTAACAACCTCAAAAAATGAAGATGATATTTTTCACAGCTACGATTTGCATGTAAATTGCTACATCACAAAATCCCGCAACCTCAACCAATTATTTCAAATTGTCAAGAGTATTGAAGATTTTTGGCTTTGTACTGTGACATTACCATCTGATTGA
- a CDS encoding hybrid sensor histidine kinase/response regulator translates to MVVSYSVKILLIEDNLASARLLQEFLMQAQSQDFTLVHVKRLEEALQELSQCNYDVILLDLTLPDSEGLSSLPPLIGQAPSTPIVVLTNTNDEELAIEAVRQGAQDYLVKRQVNVDVLVRSLRYAIERKQVLESLRTVNQTLQTRVEERTAELVKAKELNQFKSEFVSMLSHDIRNPLNTILLAAGLLQNHDEKLTKEKKFNHLQMIRLAIKNMAQLLDEVTFIGKADSGRLRCELVCLDLEAFCRQLVNEAQLTANDKHLSLMFASFGQLGEALWDESLLRHILGNLLSNAIKYSLPGGMVRFELIGQEEAVIFRVQDWGIGIPEENQKRLFEPFRRADNVGNIPGTGLGLAIAKKCVEAHGGEIVVNSQVGVGTTFTVTLPLLEV, encoded by the coding sequence ATGGTTGTCAGCTACTCAGTAAAAATCTTGTTAATTGAGGATAACCTCGCTTCTGCTAGGTTGTTACAAGAGTTTCTCATGCAAGCCCAGTCGCAAGACTTTACTTTGGTTCATGTGAAGCGATTGGAGGAAGCACTCCAGGAACTAAGTCAGTGTAATTATGATGTTATTTTGTTAGATTTAACTCTACCTGATAGCGAAGGATTATCATCTTTGCCTCCTCTGATTGGTCAAGCGCCAAGTACACCAATTGTTGTACTCACAAATACGAATGATGAAGAACTAGCAATTGAGGCAGTACGTCAAGGGGCACAAGATTATTTAGTTAAGCGACAGGTAAATGTAGATGTGTTGGTGCGATCGCTACGTTATGCGATCGAGCGCAAGCAGGTTTTAGAATCATTACGCACGGTCAATCAAACGTTACAAACTCGGGTTGAAGAACGAACTGCTGAACTGGTGAAAGCTAAAGAACTCAATCAGTTCAAATCTGAATTTGTGTCGATGCTCTCCCATGACATCCGCAATCCCCTAAATACTATTCTCTTGGCTGCTGGATTGCTGCAAAATCACGATGAAAAATTGACCAAAGAGAAAAAATTTAATCATTTGCAAATGATTCGCTTAGCGATCAAAAATATGGCGCAGCTATTGGATGAAGTTACATTCATCGGTAAAGCTGATTCTGGTAGACTGCGGTGTGAACTCGTCTGTTTAGACTTAGAAGCTTTTTGCCGTCAACTGGTCAATGAAGCTCAATTAACTGCTAATGACAAGCATTTAAGTTTGATGTTCGCCAGTTTTGGGCAATTAGGCGAAGCACTATGGGATGAAAGCCTGCTACGGCACATTTTGGGCAATTTACTTAGCAATGCTATTAAGTATTCATTACCAGGCGGGATGGTGCGCTTTGAACTAATTGGCCAGGAAGAAGCGGTAATTTTCCGAGTTCAAGATTGGGGAATTGGCATTCCTGAAGAAAACCAAAAGCGACTGTTTGAGCCTTTCCGGCGTGCAGACAACGTGGGAAACATTCCTGGTACCGGCTTGGGACTAGCGATCGCCAAAAAGTGTGTCGAGGCACACGGAGGCGAGATTGTAGTCAATAGCCAA
- a CDS encoding ATP-binding protein, which produces MNIQLPGINLISLKEAPIHTSSQIQPHGVLLVLEEPELKILQVSTNTLNIFGIAPENMLQKKLEDLLDSFQIERIKKGLSEENLDFINPTKVWVRKKGDDYIVFDAVFHRNLEGFLILELEPAITQENIPFLSFYHLARASINQLEKTASLHDFCQIIVKEVRKLTEFDRVMLYKFDDDGHGCVVAEEKLESLEPYLGLHYPESDIPKPARKLFASNSIRIIPDAYSQAVKLFPVNNPISDRPINLTNSILRSAASCHMEYLHNMGVGASLTISLIKDQKLWGLIACHHQSPKYVSYELRKACEFLGRVIFTEISAREETEDYYHRINLTHIQSLLIEYMSQEENFIDGLVKNPQNLLDLASAQGAAVCFGGNCTIVGETPKEEELNFLVQWLKNNVEQEVFYTDSLPQIYPDAESFKNVASGLLAIPIAKRNYVLWFRPEVIQTVNWGGDPNKAYELNQSDGNVRLCPRKSFELWKETVRLTSLPWKEVEIKAALELRKAIVNIVLRQADELAQLAQDLERSNAELKKFAYVASHDLQEPLNQVVNYVQLLEMRYSEELDEDAQEFISYAVQGVSLMQTLIDDVLAYSKVDMQAIAFQMNEVEKALDRALGNLRQRIQETGATITHDPLPIVMADSTQLMQLFQNLIGNAIKFHSDQPPQIHVGAERIEDAWLFSVRDNGIGIDPKFSDRIFVIFQRLHTRDEYTGTGMGLAICKKIVECHRGRIWVESELGEGATFYFTIPVGGRELERRNGRKTQNHLFSRGQ; this is translated from the coding sequence GAACATACAATTGCCAGGTATTAACTTAATTAGCTTGAAAGAAGCACCGATTCATACTTCTAGTCAAATTCAGCCTCATGGTGTTCTGTTGGTGTTGGAGGAGCCTGAGCTAAAAATATTACAAGTTAGCACTAATACGTTAAATATTTTCGGAATTGCTCCCGAAAATATGTTGCAAAAAAAATTAGAAGATTTACTCGATTCGTTCCAAATAGAAAGAATTAAAAAAGGACTATCTGAGGAGAATCTGGATTTTATCAATCCGACGAAAGTTTGGGTAAGAAAAAAAGGTGATGACTACATAGTATTTGATGCAGTTTTTCACCGCAATCTAGAAGGATTTCTAATTCTAGAATTAGAACCTGCCATTACTCAGGAAAATATCCCATTTTTAAGTTTTTATCATCTAGCTAGAGCCTCCATTAATCAACTCGAAAAAACAGCAAGTCTCCATGATTTTTGTCAAATTATTGTTAAAGAAGTCCGGAAACTAACGGAATTCGACAGGGTAATGTTATATAAATTTGATGATGATGGTCATGGTTGTGTTGTTGCTGAAGAAAAACTAGAAAGCTTAGAACCATATTTAGGACTACATTACCCAGAGTCAGATATTCCCAAACCAGCGAGAAAGTTATTTGCTTCCAATTCCATCAGAATCATTCCGGATGCTTATTCTCAAGCAGTAAAGCTTTTTCCGGTAAATAATCCGATTAGCGATCGCCCGATTAATTTAACTAACTCTATTCTCAGAAGTGCTGCTTCATGTCATATGGAGTATTTGCATAATATGGGTGTGGGTGCTTCGCTGACTATTTCGTTAATTAAAGACCAAAAACTCTGGGGACTAATTGCTTGTCATCATCAGTCCCCAAAATATGTTTCTTATGAATTGCGTAAGGCTTGCGAATTTTTAGGGCGAGTAATATTCACAGAAATATCAGCTAGAGAAGAAACAGAAGATTACTATCACCGGATAAATCTGACACATATTCAATCACTGTTGATTGAATATATGTCCCAAGAAGAAAACTTTATTGATGGTTTAGTTAAAAACCCCCAAAATCTTCTAGATTTAGCCAGCGCTCAAGGTGCAGCTGTGTGTTTTGGCGGCAATTGCACGATAGTTGGTGAAACTCCCAAAGAAGAAGAACTGAATTTTTTAGTTCAATGGCTCAAAAATAACGTTGAGCAAGAAGTATTTTACACGGATTCTCTGCCACAGATTTATCCAGATGCCGAAAGTTTTAAAAATGTCGCCAGCGGTTTGTTAGCTATTCCCATCGCCAAGCGCAATTATGTTTTGTGGTTCCGACCAGAAGTAATTCAAACTGTAAATTGGGGTGGCGATCCGAATAAAGCATACGAACTTAACCAATCAGATGGAAATGTGCGTCTGTGTCCGCGCAAATCATTTGAACTGTGGAAAGAAACCGTCCGCTTAACTTCTTTACCTTGGAAAGAAGTAGAAATCAAAGCAGCATTAGAATTGCGAAAAGCAATTGTGAATATTGTGCTGCGTCAAGCCGATGAACTTGCTCAGTTAGCGCAAGATTTAGAACGTTCCAATGCGGAATTGAAAAAGTTTGCCTACGTCGCCTCCCATGACTTGCAAGAACCACTCAATCAAGTAGTGAATTACGTGCAATTGTTAGAGATGCGCTATTCCGAAGAACTCGACGAAGATGCCCAGGAATTTATCAGCTATGCTGTACAGGGAGTTAGCCTGATGCAGACATTGATTGATGATGTGTTGGCATACTCGAAAGTGGATATGCAAGCGATCGCATTTCAAATGAATGAGGTCGAAAAAGCCTTAGATCGGGCTTTGGGCAATTTGCGTCAACGCATTCAAGAAACTGGCGCTACCATTACCCACGACCCCTTACCAATAGTCATGGCTGACAGCACCCAACTGATGCAGTTATTCCAGAACCTCATCGGTAACGCCATTAAATTCCACAGTGACCAGCCGCCACAAATCCATGTGGGAGCAGAAAGAATAGAGGATGCATGGCTATTCTCAGTGCGAGATAACGGAATTGGCATTGACCCCAAATTTAGCGATCGCATTTTCGTCATCTTTCAGCGACTACATACACGAGATGAATATACTGGTACAGGTATGGGTTTAGCCATATGTAAGAAGATTGTCGAATGCCATCGGGGACGGATCTGGGTAGAGTCAGAACTGGGTGAAGGCGCAACCTTCTACTTTACGATTCCAGTCGGAGGACGCGAACTTGAGCGTAGAAACGGAAGAAAAACACAAAACCATCTTTTTAGTCGAGGACAATAA